TGCCTAAAATGGAAGCCCATGAAAAAGCATTGTTGCATAGGGCGTTTTCGGTTTTTGTTATGAATGATAAGGGGCAAACAATGCTTCAACAAAGAGCGGCGGATAAGTATCACTCTCCATTGCTATGGACAAACACCTGCTGCAGCCACCAGCGAGAGGGTGAAACCAATATCGAGGCTGGAAAAAGGCGCCTACGGGAGGAAATGGGGTTTGAGACCGAATTGAAAGAGCTATTCTCATTCATTTACAAGGCACCTTTTGACAATGGCCTGACAGAGCATGAACTCGACCATGTAATGATGGGCCGTTTTAACGGAACCCCAAACATCAATCCAGATGAGGTGGCTGATTGGAAATGGATGTATCCTGAAGAAATAAAGACGGATATAGAAAAATCTCCCGAAAAGTACACCGCTTGGTTTAAGATAATCTTTGATAGGTTTTATGACCATCTCATAAAAACCACTGCAAAATGAAGGTGAAGGTTAGCAGAAAGGCCCATTTTAATGCCGCACACCGGTTGTACAGACCTGATTGGACTTTCGAAAAAAACCAAGAGGTTTTTGGTAGGTGCAACAACCCAAATTATCATGGCCACAACTATGAACTGATAGTGAGCGTAACAGGTGAAATCGACCAAGAGACCGGATATGTGATGGACATGAAGAAGCTGAAAGACCTTATAAAGGCACATGTTGAAGAAGCCTTTGACCATAAGAATCTTAATGAGGACGTTCCAGAGTTCAAAAACTTAAACCCAACAGCAGAAAACATTGCCGTTGTGATTTTCGATAAATTACGACCACATATTGGTAATAGTAAAGAATTAGAAATTGTTTTGTACGAAACTTCTCGTAATTTTGTCACTTATAATGGATGAAAATTAGACTTTCAAAACTGTCACTTATAATTACTGGTAATGGTTTTGCAACCTAACACCAAATAGATAATGTATCCTTTACAATTTGAGCCAATTTTAAAAGAACATTTGTGGGGTGGTACAAAGCTTCGCGACGTTTTAGGGAAAAA
This portion of the Flagellimonas lutaonensis genome encodes:
- the idi gene encoding isopentenyl-diphosphate Delta-isomerase, which translates into the protein MKEENVILVDRNDNPIGLMPKMEAHEKALLHRAFSVFVMNDKGQTMLQQRAADKYHSPLLWTNTCCSHQREGETNIEAGKRRLREEMGFETELKELFSFIYKAPFDNGLTEHELDHVMMGRFNGTPNINPDEVADWKWMYPEEIKTDIEKSPEKYTAWFKIIFDRFYDHLIKTTAK
- a CDS encoding 6-pyruvoyl trahydropterin synthase family protein, with translation MKVKVSRKAHFNAAHRLYRPDWTFEKNQEVFGRCNNPNYHGHNYELIVSVTGEIDQETGYVMDMKKLKDLIKAHVEEAFDHKNLNEDVPEFKNLNPTAENIAVVIFDKLRPHIGNSKELEIVLYETSRNFVTYNG